Part of the Nitrospiraceae bacterium genome is shown below.
AGGCGCTCTGCAACGGAGTCGGAATATAGGAATAATGGAAGGGCTCGAAAATTACTGGCACAAACTTTAGATTCTCAGAACCAGCATTATAGATATGCTGGTAGATCAAGTTACCCTCCCACTTGACACCATGCCCCTTACCTGGCTCTTCCCTCCCCATGACTCTTTTATAGTATGTCTCTGTGCATATCATGAGGACGTACTTGGCATCTTCGATTTTCTTGGCCATCCAACGAGGCCACCCCTCAGGGGGTGACGTTTCGTATTGGTCAAGCACACAATCGATACCGTCTGCTCGGAGTTTGTTGGATAATTCAAGAACACGTTGAACGTGATTCACGTCGTCGTGACTGTAGCTAATAAATACTTCTCCGATTGAATCCATCACCCGACTCTGTTTTGAACGCTAACAATGTTTAGGTGGATCCGTATAAGACCCCGATCTGCCCATTTCTGTCCATATAACGCGCCTTCCAATTGCTTAAAATTGCGGCCTTATCGCTGCCATTTCAATGTGATTCGCCCTATAGGTCAGTTGACGGGTTCTGATGCGAATCACTACAACACCCTTCCTTGATGGATTCACTCCCATCAAGCAGACGACGAACACCCGCCAGCCCTCGCTTGGGGACAACAGGTATACAGCATAGTTGGATAGATATCACCATCGCCCCACCATTCTTCAATGGTCACCCGCACCAGTCGCCATGAAGGAAAATATCGGAACTGAAAAGAATTGTTGATGAACAAGCGAAATATGTCAACAGTGAGTGCAACAGATCAGGAAACCCCAATTGTTTAAATTCTCTTTCTCACCTCATTCTCCGCTTACCCCGTTCAAGCCAAGTAATTTAACTCAAGGATGTACCCTAGATGGACTGCCTCGATAAATATTACAGGTCCGCTAGAACATCGGTTGGATATCGGACTTTATGGCAAGAATGACTCCCGAGGGAAAGAACAGTTGCTGGACATATTCCCTGACCTTGACCACAAAGCCAAATTGGGCCAGCGGCCCCGAAAGGCGAACCGCCCGACACCCGCCCATCAGCAAGGGCGCGAGTTGGTATAATCGCTGATAGAATCCACTCCCTGGTTTTTCGCCGAAGGTCATGGAGACGACAACCAGTTTTCCTCCTGGCTTGAGCACCCGATGAAACTCCTTGAGGACCATCGGCCAATCGTGCTCCTCCAACAGATCGAACATATAGTTATTCAGCAGCACGTCAAAAGAATGGTCGTCTGCTTGAATTGCCAAGGCGCTGCCCACTGACAACTCGTAGTGTTCACATCCGGCTTCGCGAAGCCGTCGTCTGGCCTTCTCGAGCATTCCCTCGGATATGTCGATGCCGACATTCCGTCCGTGAGGATTATTCTTGACCATTTCCACAAACGCCATCCCCGTGCCCACGGCCACTTCCAAGACCTGCTGGCCATCTTGGACATCTGCCAATTCCAAAGACCGTCTTCGAGCCTTCGCCTCTGTCAGATGGCTCCAGAGATCATATACACCCGCTAATCGATCATAGAGCCTTGTGACCTCTACTTGAGAAACTCTCGCCTTCAGAATTTCCAGTTCTCTTTGCCTGAATTCCTGCTTTGGTCGTTGCGCCATGTTGTCGTTCCTGACCATCCAACGAAATCCCTAAGTCAGCATAAGGCGGGGCCGGTTCAAAACCCTTTTCGGGGCATCCATTCATCTCAATATTTTCATGACGAACAAGCTTGATAACAGATCGTCATAGGCGCAGCTCACGACCTTCTCGCCGCTGATGGTCGCATCGACATGGTACAGTT
Proteins encoded:
- a CDS encoding toll/interleukin-1 receptor domain-containing protein; amino-acid sequence: MDSIGEVFISYSHDDVNHVQRVLELSNKLRADGIDCVLDQYETSPPEGWPRWMAKKIEDAKYVLMICTETYYKRVMGREEPGKGHGVKWEGNLIYQHIYNAGSENLKFVPVIFEPFHYSYIPTPLQSA
- a CDS encoding methyltransferase domain-containing protein: MAQRPKQEFRQRELEILKARVSQVEVTRLYDRLAGVYDLWSHLTEAKARRRSLELADVQDGQQVLEVAVGTGMAFVEMVKNNPHGRNVGIDISEGMLEKARRRLREAGCEHYELSVGSALAIQADDHSFDVLLNNYMFDLLEEHDWPMVLKEFHRVLKPGGKLVVVSMTFGEKPGSGFYQRLYQLAPLLMGGCRAVRLSGPLAQFGFVVKVREYVQQLFFPSGVILAIKSDIQPMF